The Psychroflexus sp. ALD_RP9 region CTAGTTCGTGCAAGAAACTAAATGTCCGTGAACAAGAAATTTTTTCTTTAAAGTCTTTTAGAGACTTAAGAGATGCATTTTGAGTGCCTAAAACTTTAGTTTCAAAATCAACCATTGTGGTAACTTGATACTCGTTAGCCGGCATCACCAATATTTCAGATCCAGTTTCTTCATCTGAAAATGAAATCACGTCTTTAACGATGAATTCATCACGGTCAGCATCAAGTTCTACTATTTCAGCTTGCTCAAGCGCTTCAACAAAAAACTTTGACGAACCATCCATTATTGGAGGTTCAGAAGCATTTAATTCAATTATAATATTGTCAATTTCAAGACCAACACATGCCGCTAAAACATGTTCTGAAGTTTGAATTAGCACGCCATTTTTTTCTAAGGTTGTTCCGCGTTTTGTGTCTGTTACATAGTTGGCGTCGGCTGGAATAATAGGATGACCTTCTAAATCGATTCTCTTAAAAGCGTAGCCTGAATTAGCTTCTGCTGGTTTAAAATTTAAAGTCACTTCTTGGCCAGTATGAAGCCCGACGCCTTTTAGCTGAACTTCATTAGCAATAGTTGTTTGTTTTTTAGGATTTAGACTCATTTTCGCGAATTGTTTTTTCTAATGAATTTAAACGTTTAATGGTTTCAGGTAAATTTTTAAAGTGAACATAAGATTTATTAAAGTCACTATATCCCAAAGCAGGCGATCCTTGTATGGCTTCTTTATCTTTTACATTTCGACCAACACCAGTTTGAGCTTGAATTTTAACATAGTTGCCTATTTGTACGTGACCTACAATACCAACCTGACCGCCAATTAAGCAATGTTCTCCTATTTTAGTTGAACCTGCAATACCAGTTTGCGCTGCAATGGCAGTATGTTTTCCAATTTCAACATTATGAGCGATCTGAATCTGATTATCAAGTTTAACGCCTTCATGAATAACAGTTGAGCCTAAGGTAGCACGATCGATGGTTGTACCTGCGCCAACATCTACATGATCTTTTATAATAACATTTCCTATTTGTGGCACCTTTTTATAAATGCCTTTATTGTCAGGCGAAAAGCCAAAACCATCAGCACCAATAATTGCTCCACCATGAATCACACAGCTTTCACCAATTATTGTTTCAGAATAAACTTTACAACCGGGAAATAAAATGCTATCATTTCCAACTTCAACATTATCTCCAATGTAGACGTTTGGATAAATTTTTACATTATCTCCGATTTTTACATTTTCGCCAATATAACTGAATGCACCAACATAGCAATTTTCACCTAATTTAACTGAATCACTCATAAAGTTAGGTGATTCAATACCTGATTTATTTAGTTTAATTTGATTGTAATATTCAAGAAGTTTTGAAAAGGCTTCATAAGAGTCTTCAACCCTAATTAAAGTTGTAGATAATTCAACTTCACTTTTAAAGTCTTTATTAACAATACAAATACTTGCATTAGTAGATTGAATATAGTTG contains the following coding sequences:
- the lpxD gene encoding UDP-3-O-(3-hydroxymyristoyl)glucosamine N-acyltransferase, whose protein sequence is MKFTARQIAEILNGDIEGNPEATVSKLSKIEEGEKGSLTFLSNPKYTNYIQSTNASICIVNKDFKSEVELSTTLIRVEDSYEAFSKLLEYYNQIKLNKSGIESPNFMSDSVKLGENCYVGAFSYIGENVKIGDNVKIYPNVYIGDNVEVGNDSILFPGCKVYSETIIGESCVIHGGAIIGADGFGFSPDNKGIYKKVPQIGNVIIKDHVDVGAGTTIDRATLGSTVIHEGVKLDNQIQIAHNVEIGKHTAIAAQTGIAGSTKIGEHCLIGGQVGIVGHVQIGNYVKIQAQTGVGRNVKDKEAIQGSPALGYSDFNKSYVHFKNLPETIKRLNSLEKTIRENESKS